The Amycolatopsis mongoliensis genome includes a window with the following:
- a CDS encoding MCE family protein, with product MRSFVPSLVKLAVFAVVTVLLTGVLAATIANTNFGETSGYLAKFTDASGLKEGDDVRIAGVKVGQVDSIEVVEGEQNLAQVRFDVEHTYRLPETVTATIKYRNLVGQRYLALGTDVPGDRALADGGTIPPERTKPALNLTVLFNGFKPLFKALSPKDVNQLSAEIISVFQGEGGTITSLLQHTASLTTAIASKDQVIGQVIANLNTVLGTVNAHGPQLGDLIEQTQKLVSGLAEQRKPIGDAVSALGDLAVSTTGLLADARPALKDDVAQLGVLSQHLGDSGVLLNHLLEVLPGNLQKFTRTLSYGSWFNYYLCGITGTIGISSLDITLPIIPIPGTQRAERCGP from the coding sequence GTGAGGAGTTTCGTCCCGTCCCTGGTGAAGCTCGCGGTGTTCGCCGTCGTCACCGTGCTGCTCACCGGCGTCCTCGCGGCCACCATCGCGAACACCAACTTCGGCGAGACCTCCGGCTACCTGGCGAAGTTCACCGACGCGTCCGGCCTCAAGGAAGGCGACGACGTCCGCATCGCCGGGGTCAAGGTCGGCCAGGTCGACTCGATCGAGGTCGTCGAAGGCGAGCAGAACCTCGCCCAGGTGCGCTTCGACGTCGAGCACACCTACCGGCTGCCGGAGACGGTGACCGCGACGATCAAGTACCGCAACCTCGTCGGCCAGCGCTACCTCGCGCTCGGCACCGACGTCCCGGGCGACCGGGCACTCGCGGACGGCGGCACGATCCCGCCCGAGCGCACCAAGCCCGCGCTGAACCTCACCGTGCTGTTCAACGGCTTCAAGCCGCTGTTCAAGGCCTTGAGCCCGAAGGACGTCAACCAGCTCTCGGCCGAGATCATCAGCGTCTTCCAGGGCGAGGGCGGCACGATCACCAGCCTGCTGCAGCACACCGCGTCGCTCACCACCGCGATCGCGAGCAAGGACCAGGTGATCGGGCAGGTCATCGCGAACCTCAACACCGTGCTCGGCACGGTCAACGCCCACGGCCCGCAGCTCGGCGACCTCATCGAGCAGACCCAGAAGCTCGTCAGCGGGCTGGCCGAGCAGCGCAAGCCGATCGGCGACGCGGTCAGCGCGCTCGGCGACCTCGCGGTGTCCACGACGGGCCTGCTCGCCGACGCGCGCCCGGCGCTCAAGGACGACGTCGCGCAGCTCGGCGTGCTGTCGCAGCACCTCGGCGACTCGGGCGTGCTGCTCAACCACCTGCTCGAAGTGCTGCCGGGCAACCTGCAGAAGTTCACCCGGACCCTGAGCTACGGCAGCTGGTTCAACTACTACCTGTGCGGGATCACCGGCACCATCGGCATTTCGTCGCTCGACATCACGTTGCCGATCATCCCGATCCCGGGCACCCAGCGCGCGGAGAGGTGTGGTCCGTGA
- a CDS encoding MlaD family protein, with protein sequence MKPLKERNQAAVGAVALVLIVLVTATTYFSDQLPFFGNGTTYSAYFGESAGLAPDNEVEVAGVKVGTVSSVTLKGKQVLVKFRVKDVRVGDATTASIEIKTLLGEKYLALDPKGGGAQEPDATIPQARTRTPFQLQDAFEQLSTTVGDIDTKQLADSFNALSDSLKDSPQYLKDTLTGLSSLAKTVSSRDNDLHTLLANTSQVSKTLSDRNAQLQRVISDGNLLLTELQNRKTAIHALLTGTQQLSQQLSGLVADNRAQLKPTLDKLGKVTDILQRNQGNLDQSLKLMAPFARVGANATGNGRWFEGYLCGLLPPTITAAGLHINPEGCTPPIAAPNQGVGGR encoded by the coding sequence GTGAAACCGCTGAAGGAACGCAACCAGGCCGCGGTCGGCGCGGTCGCGCTCGTGCTGATCGTGCTCGTCACGGCCACGACGTACTTCTCCGACCAGCTCCCGTTCTTCGGCAACGGCACGACGTACTCGGCGTACTTCGGCGAGTCCGCCGGGCTGGCGCCGGACAACGAGGTCGAGGTCGCCGGGGTGAAGGTCGGCACGGTGTCGTCCGTGACGCTCAAAGGCAAGCAGGTGCTGGTCAAGTTCCGCGTCAAGGACGTCCGGGTCGGCGACGCGACCACCGCGTCCATCGAGATCAAGACGCTGCTGGGGGAGAAGTACCTCGCGCTCGACCCGAAGGGCGGCGGCGCCCAGGAACCGGACGCGACGATCCCGCAGGCCCGCACGCGCACGCCGTTCCAGCTGCAGGACGCCTTCGAGCAGCTGTCGACGACGGTCGGCGACATCGACACGAAACAGCTCGCGGACAGCTTCAACGCCCTTTCCGACAGCCTCAAGGACAGCCCGCAGTACCTCAAGGACACGCTGACCGGCCTGTCCTCGCTGGCCAAGACCGTGTCCTCCCGCGACAACGACCTGCACACGCTGCTGGCGAACACCAGCCAGGTGTCGAAGACGCTCTCCGACCGCAACGCCCAGCTGCAGCGCGTGATCAGCGACGGCAACCTGCTGCTCACCGAGCTGCAGAACCGCAAGACCGCGATCCACGCGCTGCTCACCGGCACCCAGCAGCTCTCGCAGCAGCTGTCCGGGCTCGTCGCGGACAACCGCGCGCAGCTCAAGCCGACGCTGGACAAGCTCGGGAAGGTGACCGACATCCTGCAGCGCAACCAGGGCAACCTCGACCAGAGCCTCAAGCTGATGGCGCCGTTCGCCCGCGTCGGCGCGAACGCGACCGGCAACGGCCGCTGGTTCGAGGGCTACCTGTGCGGGCTGCTGCCGCCGACGATCACCGCCGCCGGGCTGCACATCAACCCCGAAGGCTGCACCCCGCCGATCGCGGCGCCGAACCAGGGGGTGGGCGGCCGATGA
- a CDS encoding MCE family protein produces the protein MTIRTYRGRSLVTWLAFACVLALVVTAGLWLVFRASTGTTLSAYFGKTVGLYAGSSVRVLGVPVGQVTGVTPQGDAVRVDMRVDDVQLPADVGAVVVAPSLVSDRYVQLTPAYDSGPTLATGTVLAKDRTATPVELDDLYSSLDKLSTALGPNGANKDGALSGVLDTAANTLKGNGASLNSTVGRLADLAKTLDGSKDDLFSTVQNLNSFTGALAQSDQQLNEFYGRVADVSQFLAADSSDVGAALQSLGGALGDVQQFVNDNKGALESNVDKLASLSKVLVDQRASLAEVLDIAPTGATNFINSYDAASGTIAVRDNLNELTNPPILTVCRLISAGTPKEVPDTLGNICKQLAPVLDGALKLPTIPQVLNSLQNGTLPPLPLPLVDVMEQLSGGAK, from the coding sequence ATGACCATCCGGACCTACCGCGGGCGCAGCCTGGTGACGTGGCTGGCGTTCGCCTGCGTCCTGGCGCTGGTCGTCACCGCCGGGCTGTGGCTGGTGTTCCGCGCCTCCACCGGCACGACGCTGTCGGCCTACTTCGGCAAGACCGTCGGGCTCTACGCGGGCTCGTCGGTGCGGGTGCTCGGCGTGCCGGTCGGGCAGGTCACCGGCGTCACGCCGCAGGGCGACGCGGTGCGCGTGGACATGCGCGTCGACGACGTGCAGCTGCCGGCCGACGTCGGCGCGGTCGTCGTCGCGCCGAGCCTGGTCAGCGACCGGTACGTCCAGCTGACCCCGGCCTACGACAGCGGCCCGACCCTGGCCACCGGCACGGTGCTGGCGAAGGACCGCACGGCGACGCCGGTGGAGCTGGACGACCTGTACTCCAGCCTGGACAAGCTCTCGACGGCGCTCGGTCCGAACGGCGCCAACAAGGACGGCGCGCTGTCCGGCGTCCTGGACACCGCCGCGAACACGTTGAAGGGCAACGGTGCTTCGCTGAACTCGACGGTCGGGCGGCTCGCCGACCTCGCCAAGACCCTCGACGGCTCGAAGGACGACCTGTTCTCGACCGTGCAGAACCTCAACTCCTTCACCGGCGCCCTGGCCCAGAGCGACCAGCAGCTCAACGAGTTCTACGGCCGCGTCGCCGACGTCAGCCAGTTCCTCGCCGCCGACTCCTCCGACGTCGGGGCCGCGCTGCAGTCCCTCGGCGGGGCGCTCGGCGACGTCCAGCAGTTCGTCAACGACAACAAGGGCGCCCTGGAGTCCAATGTGGACAAACTGGCGTCGTTGTCGAAGGTGCTGGTCGACCAGCGGGCCTCGCTCGCCGAGGTGCTCGACATCGCGCCGACCGGCGCCACCAACTTCATCAACTCCTACGACGCGGCGTCGGGCACGATCGCCGTCCGCGACAACCTCAACGAGCTCACCAACCCGCCGATCCTCACCGTGTGCCGGCTGATCAGCGCGGGCACGCCGAAGGAGGTCCCGGACACGCTGGGGAACATCTGCAAGCAGCTCGCCCCGGTGCTCGACGGGGCGTTGAAGCTGCCGACGATCCCGCAGGTGCTCAACTCCCTGCAGAACGGCACCCTCCCGCCGCTGCCGCTCCCGCTCGTCGACGTGATGGAGCAGCTTTCGGGAGGTGCGAAGTGA
- a CDS encoding MCE family protein, with amino-acid sequence MKRRQRVAGVLAGVLVLAGCSDGGFNGLYGTPLPGGADVGDHPYRVTALFTDVLDLVPQSSVKVNDVAVGRVDKITLTPDTRSALVAMTVNGDIALPANAHAELKQSSLLGEKFVELSVPTAEPATGKLADGAQIPLGRTNRNPEVEEVLGALSLLLNGGGVEQIQKISHELNDALSGNEPEIRALLSRVDELATQLDGHRTEILRAIDGLGKLSKTLTGQTQNLSNALDYLAPGLKIVTDQRDQLVGMLNALKTLSGVATDTVTKSRDQLVANLKALQPTLTKLGEAGSDLPNALQILLTYPFPDYAGNVIKGDYANVEANVNLDLDTLIQNFTNSSQPPIALPNGIGGGQPAVAPPLPLPDLGSPGQTGGTGLLGGLLGLVGGGK; translated from the coding sequence GTGAAGCGGCGGCAGCGGGTCGCCGGGGTGCTGGCCGGCGTGCTCGTGCTCGCCGGCTGCAGCGACGGCGGGTTCAACGGCCTCTACGGCACGCCGCTGCCGGGCGGCGCCGACGTCGGTGACCACCCCTACCGCGTCACCGCGCTGTTCACCGATGTGCTCGACCTGGTGCCGCAGTCCAGCGTCAAGGTCAACGACGTCGCGGTCGGGCGGGTCGACAAGATCACCCTGACGCCGGACACGCGGTCCGCGCTGGTCGCGATGACCGTCAACGGCGACATCGCGCTGCCCGCGAACGCCCACGCCGAACTGAAGCAGTCTTCGCTGCTGGGTGAGAAGTTCGTCGAGCTGAGCGTGCCCACCGCCGAGCCGGCCACCGGGAAGCTCGCCGACGGCGCGCAGATCCCGCTCGGGCGCACCAACCGCAACCCCGAGGTCGAGGAGGTGCTCGGCGCGCTTTCCCTGCTGCTCAACGGCGGTGGCGTCGAGCAGATCCAGAAGATCAGTCACGAGCTCAACGACGCGCTGTCGGGCAACGAGCCGGAGATCCGCGCGCTGCTGTCGCGAGTGGACGAACTGGCGACCCAGCTGGACGGGCACCGGACCGAAATCCTCCGCGCGATCGACGGGCTCGGAAAGCTGTCGAAGACGTTGACGGGCCAGACGCAGAACCTGTCGAACGCGCTCGACTACCTCGCGCCGGGCCTGAAGATCGTCACCGACCAGCGTGACCAGCTCGTCGGCATGCTGAACGCGCTGAAAACGCTCTCCGGCGTCGCCACCGACACCGTGACGAAGAGCCGCGACCAGCTCGTCGCGAACCTCAAGGCGCTGCAGCCGACGCTGACCAAGCTCGGTGAGGCCGGGTCCGACCTGCCGAACGCGCTGCAGATCCTGCTCACCTACCCGTTCCCCGACTACGCGGGCAACGTGATCAAGGGCGACTACGCGAACGTCGAGGCGAACGTGAACCTCGACCTGGACACGCTCATCCAGAACTTCACGAACTCGTCGCAGCCGCCGATCGCGCTGCCGAACGGGATCGGCGGTGGCCAGCCGGCCGTCGCGCCGCCGTTGCCGCTGCCGGACCTCGGGTCGCCGGGGCAGACCGGGGGCACCGGGCTGCTGGGCGGCCTGCTCGGGCTGGTCGGGGGCGGGAAATGA
- a CDS encoding MCE family protein, with protein MTTRKVRIQLFAFVVIAVVSVVYAGGRYAGLDRLFGSRGYVVTAQLTDSGGIFVNSEVAYRGVTVGRVTGMTLTEHGVDVALDIDSGAPDIPADAHAQVANRSAVGEQFVDLLPQHDGGPFLTDGSVITADRTSLPPSPDTVLTHLDDLVASVHPDSLRTVVDETYNAFAGAGPELQQLLDSTSSLTSVATQYIPQTQGLLANSRIVLDTQERQAANITDFASGLKTIAGQLKTSDPDLRRVIAQAPQLSRQISDVLAASGTDLGVLFANLLTTAQITTSRKDAIEELLVAYPIISAFSPSTSPDGTGHLGVVLNFFDPASCTKGYEGTKQRPANDETEAPVNMNAYCAEPPGSPTGVRGSQNAPYAGKPPAIPAAPSQTASAPQQAQLPGMLSLLTGPSAGGLGKLLGAP; from the coding sequence ATGACCACGCGCAAGGTCCGCATCCAGCTGTTCGCGTTCGTCGTCATCGCGGTGGTCTCGGTCGTCTACGCGGGCGGCCGGTACGCCGGGCTGGACCGGCTCTTCGGCAGCCGCGGGTACGTCGTCACCGCGCAGCTGACCGACTCCGGCGGCATCTTCGTCAACTCCGAGGTCGCCTACCGCGGGGTCACGGTCGGGCGCGTCACCGGGATGACGCTGACCGAGCACGGTGTCGACGTCGCGCTCGACATCGACTCCGGCGCCCCGGACATCCCGGCCGACGCGCACGCGCAGGTGGCGAACCGGTCGGCGGTGGGGGAGCAGTTCGTCGACCTGCTCCCGCAGCACGACGGCGGGCCGTTCCTGACGGACGGGTCGGTGATCACCGCGGACCGGACGTCGCTGCCGCCCTCGCCGGACACCGTGCTGACCCACCTCGACGACCTGGTCGCGAGCGTGCACCCGGATTCGCTGCGGACGGTCGTCGACGAGACGTACAACGCGTTCGCCGGTGCGGGGCCGGAACTGCAGCAGCTCCTGGACAGCACGAGCTCGCTGACGTCCGTGGCCACGCAGTACATCCCGCAGACGCAAGGCCTGCTGGCGAATTCCCGGATCGTGCTGGACACGCAGGAGCGGCAGGCGGCGAACATCACCGACTTCGCGAGCGGGTTGAAGACGATCGCGGGGCAGCTCAAGACGTCCGACCCGGACCTGCGGCGGGTGATCGCGCAGGCGCCGCAGCTGAGCCGGCAGATCAGCGACGTACTCGCCGCGTCCGGTACGGACCTCGGCGTGCTGTTCGCCAACCTGCTGACCACCGCGCAGATCACGACGTCGCGCAAGGACGCCATCGAGGAGCTGCTGGTGGCGTACCCGATCATCTCGGCGTTCTCGCCGTCGACGTCGCCGGACGGCACCGGGCACCTGGGTGTGGTGCTGAACTTCTTCGACCCCGCTTCGTGCACGAAGGGCTACGAAGGCACGAAGCAGCGTCCGGCGAACGACGAGACCGAGGCGCCGGTGAACATGAACGCGTACTGCGCCGAGCCGCCGGGCAGCCCGACCGGGGTCCGCGGTTCGCAGAACGCGCCCTACGCGGGCAAGCCGCCGGCCATCCCGGCCGCCCCTTCGCAGACCGCGTCGGCACCTCAGCAGGCCCAGCTGCCGGGGATGCTGAGCCTGCTGACCGGGCCGTCGGCGGGTGGGCTCGGCAAGCTGCTGGGCGCGCCGTGA
- a CDS encoding aminotransferase class I/II-fold pyridoxal phosphate-dependent enzyme, which yields MTTASVDVDTARRDYAALVDRGLSLDITRGKPSPQQLDLANGLLTLPGDGTFKAEDGTDVRNYGGLKGLPELRRIFAGALQVPAEQLLAAGNSSLELMHDAVVQAMLSKLPGAERRWADEPSLKFLAPVPGYDRHFALTERFGIELIPVPMTDQGPDMDVVERLVAEDSAVKGIWCVPKYSNPTGITFGDDVVKRLATMTTAAPDFRIFWDNAYAVHHLTDDEPELADILALATEAGHADRVFVFGSTSKITYAGAGVGFFGASVANLAWWVGNIGKRTIGPDKVNQLRHALFLKDEDGVRAHMRKHAEIIGPKFEAVDRILTEELSDLASWTKPTGGYFVSLTVPEGTAKEVVRLAKEAGVALTPAGATHPHGDDPADAVIRIAPTFPVLADVEEAVRALAVCVRLAAAERS from the coding sequence ATGACCACTGCTTCCGTCGACGTCGACACTGCCCGCCGAGACTATGCGGCCCTGGTCGACCGAGGCCTCTCCCTCGACATCACCCGTGGCAAGCCCTCGCCCCAGCAGCTCGACCTCGCGAACGGCCTGCTGACCCTCCCGGGCGACGGCACCTTCAAGGCCGAGGACGGCACCGACGTCCGCAACTACGGCGGCCTCAAGGGCCTGCCGGAGCTGCGCCGCATCTTCGCGGGCGCCCTGCAGGTCCCGGCCGAGCAGCTGCTCGCCGCGGGCAACTCCAGCCTCGAGCTGATGCACGACGCCGTCGTCCAGGCGATGCTGAGCAAGCTCCCCGGCGCCGAGCGCCGCTGGGCCGACGAGCCGAGCCTGAAGTTCCTCGCGCCCGTCCCGGGCTACGACCGCCACTTCGCGCTCACCGAGCGCTTCGGCATCGAGCTCATCCCGGTGCCGATGACCGACCAGGGCCCCGACATGGACGTCGTCGAGCGGCTGGTCGCCGAGGACAGCGCGGTCAAGGGCATCTGGTGCGTGCCGAAGTACAGCAACCCCACCGGCATCACGTTCGGTGACGACGTCGTGAAGCGGCTCGCCACCATGACCACCGCGGCGCCCGACTTCCGGATCTTCTGGGACAACGCCTACGCCGTGCACCACCTGACCGACGACGAGCCGGAGCTCGCCGACATCCTGGCCCTGGCCACCGAGGCCGGCCACGCCGACCGGGTGTTCGTCTTCGGTTCGACCTCGAAGATCACCTACGCCGGTGCCGGTGTCGGCTTCTTCGGCGCGTCCGTGGCCAACCTCGCCTGGTGGGTCGGCAACATCGGCAAGCGCACCATCGGCCCGGACAAGGTCAACCAGCTGCGGCACGCCCTCTTCCTGAAGGACGAGGACGGCGTCCGCGCGCACATGCGCAAGCACGCCGAGATCATCGGCCCGAAGTTCGAGGCCGTCGACCGCATCCTCACCGAGGAGCTGTCGGACCTCGCGTCCTGGACCAAGCCGACCGGCGGCTACTTCGTGTCGCTGACCGTGCCGGAGGGCACCGCGAAGGAGGTCGTGCGGCTGGCGAAGGAAGCCGGCGTCGCGCTGACCCCCGCCGGGGCGACCCACCCGCACGGCGACGACCCGGCCGACGCGGTCATCCGCATCGCGCCGACGTTCCCGGTGCTCGCCGACGTCGAGGAGGCCGTCCGCGCGCTGGCCGTGTGCGTCCGGCTCGCCGCGGCCGAACGCTCCTGA
- a CDS encoding ferritin-like domain-containing protein gives MFGKRYTRQLIERSAENATDRRRFLKAAGAAGLGVAGAGALGTALSLGLGSAGATSQYPQQNAADAAASDAAVLNFALNLEYLEANLYSFAVYGYGLNEKYVNGVGNLGKVSGGHAVKFKSEHTKQIVQEIAGDEVAHVTFLRKALDKAAVAQPEIDFQNSFTAAMQAAGVIKEGQTFDPFASENNFLLAAFLFEDVGVSAYKGAAPLVNNKTFLDAAAGILAVEAYHAGIVRGQLFERGLGDITNKISDARDSLDGKADDDEGVLKDGKANLVPADANGIAFGRSADRVLNIAYLNPDKVNSGGFYPRGLNGDIAASGAKE, from the coding sequence GTGTTCGGAAAACGCTACACGCGGCAGCTGATCGAGCGCAGCGCGGAGAACGCCACCGACCGCCGCCGCTTCCTCAAGGCTGCGGGAGCGGCGGGGCTCGGCGTCGCGGGCGCCGGTGCGCTCGGTACAGCGCTGTCGCTGGGTCTCGGCTCGGCCGGGGCCACTTCGCAGTACCCGCAGCAGAACGCCGCGGACGCCGCCGCCAGCGACGCCGCGGTGCTGAACTTCGCGCTCAACCTGGAGTACCTCGAGGCGAACCTGTACTCGTTCGCCGTCTACGGCTACGGGCTGAACGAGAAGTACGTCAACGGCGTCGGCAACCTCGGCAAGGTTTCCGGCGGACACGCCGTGAAGTTCAAGAGCGAGCACACCAAGCAGATCGTCCAGGAGATCGCCGGCGACGAGGTCGCCCACGTGACGTTCCTGCGCAAGGCGCTCGACAAGGCCGCCGTCGCGCAGCCGGAGATCGACTTCCAGAACAGCTTCACCGCCGCCATGCAGGCCGCCGGGGTCATCAAGGAAGGCCAGACCTTCGACCCGTTCGCGAGCGAGAACAACTTCCTGCTCGCCGCGTTCCTCTTCGAGGACGTCGGCGTGTCGGCCTACAAGGGTGCGGCGCCGCTGGTGAACAACAAGACGTTCCTCGACGCGGCGGCGGGCATCCTCGCGGTCGAGGCCTACCACGCGGGCATCGTGCGCGGTCAGCTGTTCGAACGCGGTCTCGGCGACATCACGAACAAGATCTCCGACGCCCGCGACAGCCTCGACGGCAAGGCCGACGACGACGAAGGCGTGCTCAAGGACGGCAAGGCGAACCTCGTCCCCGCGGACGCGAACGGCATCGCGTTCGGCCGCTCCGCCGACCGCGTGCTCAACATCGCCTACCTCAACCCGGACAAGGTGAACTCGGGCGGCTTCTACCCCCGGGGCCTCAACGGCGACATCGCCGCCAGTGGCGCCAAGGAGTGA
- a CDS encoding FAD-dependent oxidoreductase translates to MRVLVAGGGIAGTVTAMALELAGHDPVVFEAYPAGGDDVGAFLTIMHNGMDALRAIGADRPVIDASFAAYGVELVAPNGETVGRNEFDTRGVDGPRTLTRATLYRALQEEAARRGVPIERGRRLVSAKPGPDGVTAEFADGTTETGDVLVGADGLRSVVRRLIDPAADEPRYTGLTVVYGYTRAPGLPSAPGIYRMVRGSKAAFGFTTDPDGTTFWFARIPDTERSREEIAAVTPAGWREFAHAAFAGEPLPCAEIIAATGDEVFGGHSYDVPETRVWSTPEMVLAGDAAHAASPAAAQGASMALEDGVILAQCLRDLPDPKSAFAAYKGLRRERVEKLVASSAGRDVGEKPGWVYAHHIDWDAKITA, encoded by the coding sequence GTGCGAGTTCTGGTCGCGGGTGGCGGCATCGCGGGCACGGTCACGGCGATGGCGCTCGAGCTGGCCGGCCACGATCCGGTGGTCTTCGAGGCTTACCCGGCCGGCGGGGACGACGTCGGCGCGTTCCTCACGATCATGCACAACGGCATGGACGCCCTGCGCGCGATCGGCGCCGACCGGCCGGTGATCGACGCGTCCTTCGCCGCGTACGGCGTCGAGCTCGTCGCCCCGAACGGGGAGACCGTCGGGCGGAACGAGTTCGACACCAGGGGCGTCGACGGCCCGCGCACGCTGACCCGCGCGACCCTTTACCGGGCCCTGCAGGAGGAAGCCGCGCGCCGGGGCGTGCCGATCGAGCGCGGGCGGCGGCTGGTGAGCGCGAAGCCGGGGCCGGACGGCGTCACGGCCGAGTTCGCCGACGGCACCACCGAGACCGGGGACGTCCTGGTCGGTGCCGACGGCCTGCGCTCGGTCGTCCGGCGGCTCATCGACCCGGCCGCGGACGAGCCGCGCTACACCGGGCTGACCGTGGTCTACGGCTACACGCGCGCGCCGGGGCTGCCCTCGGCGCCCGGGATCTACCGGATGGTCCGCGGCAGCAAGGCGGCCTTCGGGTTCACGACCGACCCGGACGGCACCACGTTCTGGTTCGCCCGCATCCCGGACACCGAGCGGTCCCGCGAGGAGATCGCGGCCGTGACCCCGGCCGGCTGGCGCGAGTTCGCGCACGCGGCGTTCGCCGGAGAACCGTTGCCCTGCGCGGAAATCATCGCGGCAACCGGGGACGAGGTGTTCGGCGGCCACTCCTACGACGTCCCCGAGACGCGCGTCTGGTCGACCCCGGAGATGGTCCTGGCCGGCGACGCGGCCCACGCCGCGTCCCCGGCCGCCGCGCAGGGTGCGTCGATGGCCTTGGAGGACGGCGTGATTCTCGCGCAGTGCCTGCGTGATCTCCCGGATCCGAAGTCGGCTTTCGCCGCGTACAAAGGACTCCGGCGCGAGCGCGTCGAGAAGCTGGTGGCCTCGAGCGCGGGGCGGGACGTCGGCGAAAAGCCGGGCTGGGTCTACGCGCACCACATCGACTGGGACGCGAAGATCACCGCGTAG
- a CDS encoding LacI family DNA-binding transcriptional regulator encodes MVTAREVAQLCGVSVATVSRVFNRPATVSATTREHVERVARELDFSPNESARALSRQRSAMVGLVWDTDHRRPGWRHPFLQDLLLGLKSALSSHGYHLLMLATSDDARDRNPGVSLADPIAYVSMTRRHHLAGLVLIDSGTDAEAFTAFAQSGLPCVALDVALSGPRATYVTSDNAAGAAEAVRHLATLGHQRIATITGPRGNAPAAARTEGYLRGLAEAGLPAREDFVVTGDFYRESGFVGMRRLLARKDPPTAVFAASDEMAVGALLAARAAGLRVPADLAVVGFDDIEVASLVDPALTTVAQDKPGFGTAAAGALLAMIEAGTAPDPVHLPTKLVVRGSCGT; translated from the coding sequence ATGGTCACCGCCCGCGAAGTCGCCCAGCTCTGCGGCGTCTCGGTCGCGACCGTGTCGCGGGTGTTCAACCGCCCCGCCACGGTCAGCGCGACGACCCGCGAGCACGTCGAGCGCGTCGCCCGGGAGCTCGACTTCTCGCCGAACGAGTCGGCGCGAGCGTTGTCGCGGCAGCGGTCGGCGATGGTCGGGCTGGTCTGGGACACCGACCACCGGCGGCCCGGCTGGCGGCACCCGTTCCTGCAGGACCTGTTGCTGGGTCTCAAATCCGCGCTCAGCTCGCACGGCTACCACCTGCTGATGCTCGCCACGAGCGACGACGCCCGCGACCGCAACCCAGGCGTGTCGCTGGCCGACCCGATCGCGTACGTGAGCATGACCCGGCGGCACCACCTGGCCGGGCTCGTCCTGATCGACAGCGGGACCGACGCCGAGGCGTTCACCGCGTTCGCCCAGTCCGGGCTGCCGTGCGTCGCGCTCGACGTGGCCCTGTCGGGGCCGCGGGCGACCTACGTGACCTCGGACAACGCTGCGGGCGCGGCCGAAGCCGTCCGGCACCTGGCCACGCTCGGGCACCAGCGGATCGCGACGATCACCGGCCCCCGCGGCAACGCGCCCGCCGCCGCCCGCACCGAAGGCTACCTGCGCGGGCTGGCCGAAGCCGGGCTTCCGGCGCGCGAGGACTTCGTGGTCACCGGGGACTTCTACCGCGAGAGCGGGTTCGTCGGGATGCGCCGGCTGCTGGCCCGCAAGGACCCGCCGACGGCGGTGTTCGCCGCCAGCGACGAGATGGCGGTCGGCGCCCTGCTGGCGGCCCGCGCGGCCGGGCTGCGGGTGCCGGCGGACCTGGCCGTGGTCGGCTTCGACGACATCGAGGTGGCGTCCCTGGTGGACCCGGCGCTGACGACGGTGGCCCAGGACAAGCCGGGTTTCGGCACCGCGGCGGCGGGCGCGCTGCTGGCGATGATCGAAGCGGGAACGGCCCCGGACCCGGTGCACCTGCCGACAAAACTGGTGGTCCGCGGCTCCTGCGGCACCTAG